A genomic region of Clostridia bacterium contains the following coding sequences:
- a CDS encoding PadR family transcriptional regulator has protein sequence MSLSKFFILRVLYAQPMHGYEIARTVAEVTRGCCTPTEGTIYPVLREFEEGGYVTASSEVVNGRERKIYALTPLGRKAFEVAMEAWQEVTTYILEAVEARQGAEI, from the coding sequence ATGAGCCTCTCCAAGTTTTTTATCCTTCGAGTCCTTTATGCCCAGCCCATGCACGGCTATGAGATAGCGCGTACGGTGGCTGAGGTGACCCGGGGTTGCTGCACTCCCACGGAAGGAACCATTTACCCGGTGCTGCGGGAATTCGAGGAAGGAGGCTATGTCACCGCTAGCTCAGAAGTAGTAAACGGCCGGGAACGCAAGATTTATGCCCTCACCCCTTTGGGCCGAAAGGCCTTTGAGGTGGCCATGGAGGCCTGGCAGGAGGTTACCACCTATATCCTAGAAGCGGTAGAGGCGCGCCAAGGGGCAGAAATCTAA